A window from Acropora muricata isolate sample 2 unplaced genomic scaffold, ASM3666990v1 scaffold_757, whole genome shotgun sequence encodes these proteins:
- the LOC136908286 gene encoding maternal protein exuperantia-like, giving the protein MKYEQVVFDLETTSRGNNAEICQLAAIHGTDEFNVYIIPSHGISPSAAAVNKLSVKNGHLFYDGRPVAAVQLNVAIGRFLDWLQSLKRPCLLFAHNAKLFDAKHLQRALKKCNQITRFQEFVPGFCDTLPAFKEVLPNRKSV; this is encoded by the exons ATGAAGTATGAACAAGTGGTCTTTGATTTGGAGACAACATCAAGAG GTAATAATGCCGAAATTTGTCAGCTGGCAGCAATACATGGCACTGATGAGTTTAATGTCTACATCATTCCCTCTCATGGAATTTCACCCAGTGCAGCAGCTGTCAACAAGCTGTCAGTTAAAAACGGACATCTTTTTTATGATGGGAGGCCAGTTGCTGCTGTTCAACTCAATGTTGCAATTGGCAGGTTCCTGGATTGGCTGCAGAGCCTTAAACGACCATGCCTTCTATTTGCACATAATGCAAAATTGTTTGACGCCAAGCATCTTCAAAGAGCGCTGAAAAAGTGCAACCAGATAACACGGTTTCAAGAATTCGTTCCTGGCTTTTGTGATACCTTGCCAGCATTCAAGGAAGTACTTCCCAACAGAAAGTCAGTCTAG
- the LOC136908287 gene encoding tyrosine kinase receptor Cad96Ca-like, with the protein MSSTSHHSLLEGKRLSLTCQANEATKDIRWTKDDGPVTTRAIIYPNGNNSTLVIENVLTSDSGKYSCIAVNKAGSASSFVDIKVTAKTTVQWYFIVGPLLAVTVLAFIVLYLWKRRIGGTYTFLNHWEFSHIFIPTKFTFVFCMFSCNDGLPGRERPADVEEELEMGTLNADVDKWEISRERITLEEVIGSGSFGTVWRAVLSKGNGQAGIQFVAAKCFTPTSGEEGLKSIMREIGLGKELGDSPKKNVVQFIGCVTSEIHPILIMEYLACGDLLGYLRKSRGIADKYYRGEGEVANLKTYELVSFSNQIATGMVFLASRGIIHRDLAARNVLLDRNCVCKVADFGLYYHNFKYGHGNAKKGCVPVKWTAPEVLYGNIANLSSKSDVWSFGVVLYEIFTMGRYFMNSALLFV; encoded by the exons ATGTCTTCAACATCACACCACTCTCTATTGGAAGGTAAACGACTTTCCCTGACTTGCCAGGCTAATGAAGCTACTAAGGACATACGATGGACTAAAGATGATGGTCCTGTTACTACAAGGGCCATCATTTATCCGAATGGGAACAACAGCACTCTTGTTATTGAAAATGTCCTGACTTCTGACAGTGGAAAATATTCCTGCATTGCAGTCAACAAGGCGGGCTCTGCATCATCTTTTGTTGATATCAAAGTCACAG ctaagACAACTGTACAGTGGTACTTCATTGTTGGCCCATTGCTTGCTGTAACAGTATTGGCATTCATTGTCTTGTACCTTTGGAAAAGACGAATTGGTGGTACATATACA TTCCTCAATCACTGGGAATTTTCACATATATTTATTCCAACCAAATTTACCTTCGTCTTTTGCATGTTCTCTTGTAATGACGGATTGCCAGGCAGAGAAAG ACCAGCAGATGTTGAAGAGGAACTGGAGATGGGAACGTTAAATGCCGACGTGGATAAATGGGAGATATCACGTGAACGTATAACTCTTGAAGAAGTCATTGGCTCGGGATCATTTGGAACTGTTTGGCGAGCAGTTTTGAGTAAAGGAAATGGACAAGCAGGCATACAGTTTGTTGCAGCAAAGTGCTTTACAC CCACTTCTGGAGAGGAAGGACTAAAGTCTATCATGAGAGAAATTGGGTTGGGAAAAGAGCTTGGAGACAGTCCTAAGAAGAATGTTGTGCAATTTATTGGCTGTGTAACTTCGGAAA TACATCCTATTCTGATCATGGAGTACCTAGCCTGTGGAGACCTTCTTGGCTACCTGaggaagagccgtggaattGCCGACAAATATTATCGCGGAGAAGGAGAGGTAGCGAACCTGAAAACATATGAACTGGTTTCGTTTTCAAACCAGATTGCTACAGGGATGGTGTTCTTAGCATCCAGAGGG ATTATTCATCGTGATTTGGCGGCACGCAACGTCCTCCTCGATAGAAACTGCGTGTGCAAAGTGGCGGATTTTGGCCTATATTATCATAATTTCAAATATGGACATggcaatgccaaaaag GGCTGCgtgccagtgaagtggacagcgcCTGAGGTTCTCTATGGGAATATTGCAAACCTTTCCAGCAAAAGTGATGT GTGGTCCTTTGGAGTCGTTCTTTATGAGATATTCACCATGGGTAGGTACTTTATGAACAGTGCATTGCTATTTGTTTGa